From a region of the Besnoitia besnoiti strain Bb-Ger1 chromosome I, whole genome shotgun sequence genome:
- a CDS encoding hypothetical protein (encoded by transcript BESB_005540), producing MEPAGAVFSTTLYPPPPFSPQSLSPLALPPPPPSPFAVSQRPSVRSAPAAAAEAALPAGALSSSLPFTRASPSLSLASQSQSLSYSSLDARPAASGAAAPQRLIAPARSAELRALFLARSDLRQPSFFELVAQQKLLEGLLAALQHVVDVLTNPLEREEEERLRRADADAVADMQRRSSHAWKDGREAAHAVGGAREEGKKDDPTRRKEERQKRGANGGPRRASVSDSGTEETQRPGRFARLSKGVLGDLLLFLRERRSFVSPRRLVLWMLTHWELLYGLCIAGVEYQSLCASSASFAEHFYGLQRLDSAWLPVSSSIEPSAAPPPASSQPPSASGFLPEASEAGPEVPSAASAGAAQVVGSSHSRLPTEEAMNRKREQDAEISRMLNLIEAAGRTPAGGLTLRKRQVFFSVLFLLLPLLRRKLHAAYLRSVRTLNTHSTTFLNESPFTVETASQGEGEEEERYKEAETRKQRAFSAFRRTLSRVVRLVRAKVRSFSLLLRHVWRVRWALFAKFYPAASGLHGLVCFVYMLLYLADSAKFPYWSPSMHALGLVYVRGPPPFSPFSPFFPLSGVSAVKRGSGTSPESPARARLLRVGVDFLARTLARFSRLALVSLALSLRLLDWWRDYETAVRAAATQNDLLQFPGLGAEALAEKAEAKEIKIPPPPAPPQGVGASCVPLPQDDRICPLCHRPRTNAACLSTGFVFCYRCVVNFVRAHQRCPVSGRSVREDHIRRLYEV from the exons ATggagcccgcaggcgcggtcTTTTCGACGACTCTTTACCCCCCTCCGCCGTTTTCTCCgcagtctctgtctcccttggctctgcctccgcctcctcctaGTCCTTTTGCTGTCTCTCAGCGTCCTTCTgttcgctctgcgccggctgctgccgccgaggctgccCTTCCAGCCGGTGccctgtcttcttccttgCCCTTTACGcgtgcttcgccttccctttcgctcgcgtcgcAGTCGCAGTCGCTTTCCTACTCTTCTCTGGatgcgcggcctgctgcgtcgggcgccgcagcgcctcagaGGCTGATTGCGCCCGCTCGCTCAGCTGAGCTTCGTGCACTctttctcgcgcgcagcgacctgCGGCAGCCTTCTTTTTTCGAGCTCGTTGCGCAGCAGAAACTCCTCGAgggtctcctcgcggcgcttcagcaCGTCGTCGACGTGCTCACAAACCcgctggagagagaagaagaagagcgcctccgccgcgcggacgcagacgcagtcGCAGacatgcagaggcggagctcgCATGCATGGAaagacggccgcgaggccgcgcacgccgtgggcggcgcccgcgaagaagggaAGAAGGACGATCCAACAAGGCGCAaggaagagaggcagaaacgcGGCGCCAACGGCGGACCCCGTCGCGCTTCGGTGTCGGATTCGGGaaccgaggagacgcagagacctGGGAGATTTGCCAGACTGTCAAAAGGCGTTTTGGGGGATTTACTTCTCTTTctgagagagaggcgcagcttcgtttcgcctcggcgcctcgttCTCTGGATGCTCACGCACTGGGAGCTTCTGTACGGACTGTGCATCGCCGGGGTCGAGTATCAGAGTCTttgcgcgtcttcggcgtcctTCGCCGAGCATTTCTacggcctccagcgcctcgatAGTGCCTGgcttcctgtctcttcttcaatcgagccttctgcggcgccacctcctgcgtcttcgcagcCGCCATCCGCTTCGGGCTTTCTTCCGGAGGCCTCGGAGGCAGGCCCAGAAGTGCCAAGTGCCGCctcggctggcgccgcgcaggtggTTGGGAGCTCACACAGCCGCTTACCCACAGAAGAAGCGATGAATAGGAAAAGAGAGCAGGATGCAGAGATCTCCAGGATGCTCAATCTGATCGAGGCCGCGGGAAGGACGCCTGCGGGGGGTTTAACTCTCAGGAAGCGCCAAGTTTTCTTCAGcgttctttttcttcttcttcctttgcTGCGTCGAAAGCTGCACGCCGCCTACTTGcgcagtgtacgtacactcaACACGCACTCTACGACCTTCCTCAATGAGTCTCCTTTCACCGTGGAGACTGCTTCGcaaggcgagggagaggaagaagagcgttACAAAGAGGCTGAAACTCGCAAGCAGAGGGCGTTCTCTGCTTTTCGTCGAACTCTGTCGAGGGTGGTTCGGCTGGTGCGAGCGAAGGTGCGCAGCTTTTCGCTTCTGTTGCGGCACGTTTGGCGCGTCCGTTGGGCTCTGTTTGCGAAGTTCTACCCGGCCGCGAGTGGGCTGCACGGTTTGGTTTGTTTTGTCTACATGCTTTTGTACCTCGCAGATAGTGCGAAGTTTCCGTACTGGTCGCCGTCCATGCACGCGCTCGGTCTTGTGTACGTGCGGGGGCCGCCGCCTTtttctcccttctcgcctttcttTCCTCTGTCGGGTGTCTCTGCGGTCAAGCGAGGGTCGGGAACGTCTCCtgagtcgccggcgcgtgcgcggctcctgcgcgtcggcgtggATTTTCTGGCGCGGACGCTCGCGCGGTTTTCGAGACTCGCACTCGtcagcctcgcgctctcgctgcggcttctcgaCTGGTGGCGGGACTACGAGACAGCAGTgagggcggcagccacgcagaACGACCTGCTCCAGTTCCCCGGCCTAGgtgcagaggcgctcgcaGAGAAAGCGGAGGCCAAAGAAATCAAaatccctccgccgcccgcgccgcctcaagGCGTCGGCGCTTCATGCgtcccgctgccgcag GACGACCGCATTTGTCCTCTTTGCCACCGGCCGCGCACGAacgccgcgtgtctctccaCGGGTTTCGTCTTCTGCTACCGATGCGTGGTGAACTTTGTGCGAGCACATCAACGCTGCCCAGTCTCGGGGCGCAGCGTGCGCGAAGATCATATCCGCAGGCTCTACGAAGTGTGA
- a CDS encoding hypothetical protein (encoded by transcript BESB_005570): MTTLSSPSIFCSPPISSPSGSLSAISLAPVSTSLAGVDASKENAGLSGSSGALPEAAEGRGNSTRESATGSRRGRRTMAGGTSEEGASGAEAGSSARRSSASAAFAGAAGPKEREETGERQRCRRGNCRRSRGELTGDM; this comes from the coding sequence ATGACGActctctcgtctccgtcgatcttctgctcgccgccgatTTCTTCCCCTTCCGGGAGCCTCAGCGCAATCTCGCTCGCCCCTGTCTCGACTTCGCTCGCGGGCGTGGACGCCTCCAAGGAAAACGCAGGTCTCTCCGGCTCCTCTGGCGCGCTtccggaggccgcggaaggccgcggcaactcaacgagagagagcgccacAGGGTCAcgcagggggaggaggacgatGGCAGGCGGCacgagcgaagaaggagcaagcggagcagaggcaggctcttctgcgaggcgcagctccgcatctgcggccttcgccggtgCGGCGGGCcccaaagagagagaagagacaggagagagacagagatgcaggcgaggaaactgcagaagaagcagaggcgagctCACGGGCGATATGTGA
- a CDS encoding ribulose-phosphate 3 epimerase family protein (encoded by transcript BESB_005520), which produces MTSELKPIICPSVLASDLSCLAAESQRMVDAGCDWLHLDIMDGHFVPNLTIGPGVVKGLRSHLKSAFFDVHLMVADPEKWVKPFVDAGADSITFHWESVDCDEKKARELATKIRALGIKTGLAIKPGTPFADLGTTLEGDAFDMLLVMTVEPGFGGQSFMEKMLSKVETARSLFPGLNIQVDGGLDGETVKKAAAAGANVIVAGTSMFKAENPEALMTFMRDVGLSFCRFPSRGKVHSSFSLGGIDVVRLAIPVQYRGLH; this is translated from the exons ATGACGTCTGAATTGAAACCGATTATTTGCCCCTCGGTCCTGGCAAGCGAcctctcctgcctcgccgcagagtcTCAGCGGATGGTCGACGCAGGATGTGACTGGCTCCATCTGGACATTATG GACGG GCATTTTGTGCCGAATCTGACGATTGGCCCGGGCGTGGTGAAGGGACTTCGTTCTCACTTGAAATCGGCATTTTTCGACGTCCACTTGATGGTGGCCGATCCAGAGAAGTGGGTGAAGCCCTTCGTAGACGCAGGGGCGGACTCGATCACGTTCCATTGGGAGTCGGTCGACtgcgacgagaagaaggcgcgggagCTCGCGACGAAGATCCGCGCGCTCGGCATCAAGACCGGCCTCGCCATCAAGCCTGGCACGCCGTTCGCAGATCTCGGAACGAcgctcgagggcgacgcatTCGACATGCTCTTGGTGATGACGGTGGAGCCCGGCTTCGGCGGCCAAAGTTTCATGGAAAAAATGCTCAGCAAGGTCGAGACCGCTCGCAGCCTCTTCCCGGGTCTCAACATCCAG GTTGATGGGGGCCTCGACGGCGAGACCGTGAAgaaggcagccgctgcgggaGCGAATGTCATCGTGGCCG GTACCAGCATGTTCAAGGCGGAGAACCCCGAAGCGCTCATGACGTTTATGCGCGACGTAGGTCTTTCCTTTTGCCGCTTTCCTTCTAGAGGAAAAGTCCACagttccttttctctcggaGGTATTGACGTGGTGCGCCTGGCTATTCCTGTCCAGTATCGCGGCTTGCATTGA
- a CDS encoding Sybindin family protein (encoded by transcript BESB_005550), whose product MIFSFYIFHRHQCIYSILLSHREEAFIDGAGGESSVSTPGAGSTLFLPTAAGLSANSGRPGTRQGASTDGNLAAGASLGGGSQASLLPRGASAAGKAAEDSRGALAKGGVGSEAGNPHTRQQQHLEKLLSGLLFSMKTFCEQIGPQPQQPGGLQSGGGRGGGSVASQLQQRRACAAIGGPFHAFTTSTYKLHCLETPTGYKFVCLTSPEVPTLRDSLHHIYVAFFVEFVVQAPGYLPGLAVTQPIFVEQLVAFLKSLPYYT is encoded by the exons ATGATATTTTCTTTCTACATTTTCCACCGGCACCAGTGCATCTACTCGATTCTGCTCTCGCATCGCGAGGAGGCCTTTAtagacggcgccggcggggagtCGAGTGTCTCTACACCAGGCGCGGGTTCGACTTTGTTCCTGCCAACGGCCGCGGGCCTGTCAGCGAACTCTGGCCGCCCTGGCACTCGCCAAGGCGCGTCGACGGATGGAAActtggcggcgggcgcgtcgctcggAGGCGGCTCCCAAGCAAGTTTGCTGCCGAGgggcgcttccgcggccggCAAGGCTGCGGAGGACAGTCGCGGCGCCCTTGCCAAAGGAGGTGTCGGCTCTGAGGCTGGGAATCCGCAcacgcgccagcagcagcacctcGAGAAACTCCTCAGCGGCCTGCTTTTCTCGATGAAAACCTTCTGCGAACAAATCGGACCCCAACCCCAACAGCCCGGCGggctgcagagcggcggcgggagaggaggcggcagcgtcgccagTCAGCTTCAGCAGCGAAGAGCCTGCGCTGCCATCGGCGGTCCCTTCCACGCCTTCACCACCTCCACGTACAAACTCCATTGCCTCGAAACTCCGACAG GCTACAAATTCGTCTGCCTCACGTCACCGGAGGTCCCCACGCTGCGCGACAGTCTTCACCACATTTATGTCGCGTTCTTTGTCGAGTTTGTCGTGCAGGCGCCCGGCTACCTGCCCGGTCTTGCGGTCACTCAGCCGATCTTTGTGGAGCAGCTCGTGGCGTTTCTAAAGTCGCTTCCTTACTACACCTGA
- a CDS encoding hypothetical protein (encoded by transcript BESB_005530), whose protein sequence is MDARPSGVAFSIRDSVRLLPAEGATTARRCAVIPSYQHLTLMNVPRDFPLFSSHSASTARSEMLGSGPVYPERCSKCQAALSEVEDIHDGLGKFFFHTSLAKVDVSKEGELARDQDVTHVPALVFYGEGSKSLPEQYRGKLTARRVFDWLRRQDGSFFRDLTAVRRGQKAPMAVEEEEKLLKKAAANSPFTTVLAYTVPGSPKDKLIKSIAQEGEAMHGTLFQFVPVQDAKQSKIEIYKAKLPYDLYEDEDIIDYAAQKWSKNEIKRSIYAAFDRRIYPDTDAYVDSLARTKALATILYDAKSSDFQEYVDLFLDFARDMKDKLVFTFANQRDAKETAQFMGLDSGWPAVLITETEQEGRKNVLRAGSYSLAAGPKKFVLKGPFNWGAADLFFKNFENKRLPATFRSNLPPLRSAAHDEAAVEDFSHYSLKTALSGLGKWIFVLYYDERNCAACKDAMQVFLGVGKRVKKWTVKDIVLARFPSDLNDPVDPAATLQRPMLIAYPPDGEKLESHIVYDNEFAEEPVVNFMKAEIRKRWMRSEL, encoded by the exons ATGGATGCCAGGCCTTCAGGTGTGGCATTTTCCATTCGCGACTCTGTTCGCCTCCTACCAGCCGAAGGAGCG ACCACAGCGAGACGATGCGCGGTCATCCCATCTTACCAACATCTGACGCTGATGAATGTCCCGCGCGATTTTCCCCTTTTCAGCTCTCACTCGGCATCAACCGCTCGCAGCGAGATGTTGGGCTCGGGGCCTGTTTACCCTGAGAG GTGCTCCAAGTGCCAGGCAGCTCTCTCTGAAGTCGAGGACATACACGATGGCCTCGGGAAGTTCTTTTTCCACACTTCTCTGGCAAAAGTGGATGTCTCGAAAGAAGGCGAACTCGCGCGAGACCAAGATGTCACGCACGTCCCAGCCCTGGTTTTTTATGGCGAAGGGTCGAAAAGCCTGCCGGAGCAGTATCGCGGGAAACTCACAGCTCGTCGCGTCTTCGACTGG CTGAGACGGCAAGACGGATCTTTCTTCAGAGATTTGACCGCCGTTCGTCGCGGCCAGAAGGCGCCGATGGCCGtggaagaggaagagaaacTTCTCAAGAAAGCCGCAGCGAACTCCCCATTCACGACGGTCTTGGCCTACACCGTGCCGGGCAGCCCGAAGGACAAGCTGATTAAGAGCATTGCTCAAGAGGGCGAAGCTATGCACGGAACGCTCTTCCAGTTTGTTCCCGTGCAAGACGCCAAGCAAAGCAAAATCGAAATCTACAAAGCAAAACTT CCCTACGATCTGTACGAAGACGAGGATATCATCGATTACGCCGCACAGAAGTGGTCAAAAAACGAAATCAAACGAAGCATCTACGCGGCGTTCGACAGGCGCATCTACCCCGACACTGACGCGT ACGTCGACAGTCTCGCGCGGACGAAGGCACTCGCCACGATTCTGTATGATGCGAAAAGCAGCGACTTCCAGGAGTACGTCGACCTCTTCCTGGACTTTGCGCGCGACATGAAAGACAAG CTCGTGTTTACCTTCGCGAATCAGCgggacgcgaaggagactgCCCAGTTCATGGGTCTCGATTCGGGCTGGCCAGCTGTTCTGATCACCGAGACTGAGCAGGAAGGCAGGAAAAACGTCCTTCGAGCCGGAAGCtactcgctcgccgccggcccGAAGAAGTTCGTCCTCAAGGGCCCCTTCAACTGGGGCGCCGCTGA CCTATTTTTCAAAAACTTCGAAAACAAGAGACTGCCGGCGACGTTCCGCTCCAACCTCCCGCCGCTGCGATCTGCCGCCCACGACGAAGCCGCGGTTGAGGACTTCAGCCATTACAGCCTGAAGACTGCACTCAGCGGTCTCGGCAAGTGGATCTTCGTCCTCTACTACGACGAACGCAA ctgcgcggcctgcaaAGACGCCATGCAGGTCTTTCTGGGCGTCGGCAAACGCGTTAAAAAATGGACAGTC AAGGACATTGTGCTGGCGCGGTTTCCGTCAGACCTGAATGACCCTGTCGACCCGGCTGCGACGCTCCAGCGTCCCATGCTCATCGCCTATCCGCCAG ACGGAGAGAAGCTCGAGAGTCACATTGTGTACGACAACGAATTTGCGGAGGAGCCTGTTGTCAACTTCATGAAGGCAGAAATTCGGAAAAGGTGGATGCGGTCCGAACTCTGA
- a CDS encoding hypothetical protein (encoded by transcript BESB_005560): MPCGDLDIAARSLPPACPHQDSHSLAAATASHESSPLVARDSRRGSASHETKPPRSSGCASGHSDSVRELLPDTRSSSCVVRRANSSVFPAPRTAAFGPAAPSRSLPASPVGSASAGESSSQPREASAEISPVERSLFNFVRFVVSLAVPPEVLLQATAALSPSAAASRPPSRVSPASAGSQAAEEPVRFSSWCCNSPQDACSSASGAEPREERPALSPGPPGGVAECVSSFFSFERSCCGDSTVVESSASCPPRGRDHLCALSSVMSSLFSPSSSACAGQEGESAERKPADSLFLPSGGRARGSREGAIDGEQRDARGRG, from the coding sequence ATGCCCTGTGGAGACCTCGACATTGCCGCCCGGTCCCTGCCTCCTGCCTGTCCTCACCAAGATTCGCACAGTCTAGCAGCCGCCACTGCTTCACACGagtcttcgcctctcgttGCTCGCGACAGCCGACGAGGCTCTGCGTCTCACGAGACCAAACCCCCCCGGAGTTCAGGGTGTGCGTCAGGGCATTCTGACAGTGTTCGAGAGCTCCTGCCCGACACCAGGTCTTCCTCTTGCGTCGTTCGCCGCGCGAATTCCTCGGTtttccctgcgccgcggactGCAGCCTTCGGACCCGCAGCGCCATCTCGCTCCcttcccgcgtcgcccgtcggctccgcctctgctggcGAGAGCAGCAGCCAGCCTCGCGAAGCCTCCGCCGAAATTTCGCCGGTAGAACGGTCTCTGTTCAACTTCGTtcgcttcgtcgtctccctcgctgtCCCTCCCGAAGTCCTTTTGCAGGCCACGGCGGCCCTCAgtccctctgctgcagcttcgcGTCCTCCCTCCCGGGTGTCTCCTGCTTCTGCCGgctcgcaggcagcagaggaacCTGTCCGGTTTAGTTCCTGGTGTTGTAACTCCCCGCAAGATGCATGTTCTTCAGCCTCTGGCGCGGAGCCTCGAGAGGAGCGCCCCGCCCTCTCTCCTGGGCCGCCAGGCGGTGTCGCGGAAtgtgtctcttctttcttctcgttcGAGAGATCGTGCTGCGGAGACAGCACAGTCGTTgagtcttctgcctcctgccctcctcgcggccgagACCATCTGTGTGCTCTCTCCAGTGTCAtgtcgtctctcttctcgccctctagctccgcatgcgcggggCAAGAGGGAGAGTCCGCGGAACGAAAGCCGGCGGACTCGCTCTTCCTGCCaagcggcgggcgggcgcgaggctctcgagaGGGTGCCAtcgacggcgagcagcgagacgcgcgcgggcgaggctga